Proteins found in one Oryza glaberrima chromosome 4, OglaRS2, whole genome shotgun sequence genomic segment:
- the LOC127770440 gene encoding transport inhibitor response 1-like protein Os04g0395600, which translates to MTYFPEEVVEHIFSFLPAQRDRNTVSLVCKVWYEIERLSRRGVFVGNCYAVRAGRVAARFPNVRALTVKGKPHFADFNLVPPDWGGYAAPWIEAAARGCHGLEELRMKRMVVSDESLELLARSFPRFRALVLISCEGFSTDGLAAVASHCKLLRELDLQENEVEDRGPRWLSCFPDSCTSLVSLNFACIKGEVNAGSLERLVSRSPNLRSLRLNRSVSVDTLAKILLRTPNLEDLGTGNLTDDFQTESYFKLTSALEKCKMLRSLSGFWDASPVCLSFIYPLCAQLTGLNLSYAPTLDASDLTKMISRCVKLQRLWVLDCISDKGLQVVASSCKDLQELRVFPSDFYVAGYSAVTEEGLVAVSLGCPKLNSLLYFCHQMTNAALVTVAKNCPNFTRFRLCILEPGKPDVVTSQPLDEGFGAIVRECKGLQRLSISGLLTDKVFMYIGKYAKQLEMLSIAFAGDSDKGMMHVMNGCKNLRKLEIRDSPFGDAALLGNFARYETMRSLWMSSCNVTLKGCQVLASKMPMLNVEVINERDGSNEMEENHGDLPKVEKLYVYRTTAGARDDAPNFVKIL; encoded by the exons atGACGTACTTcccggaggaggtggtggagcacATCTTCAGCTTCCTGCCGGCGCAGCGCGACCGCAACACGGTCTCGCTCGTCTGCAAGGTGTGGTACGAGATCGAGAGGCTGAGCCGCCGCGGCGTCTTCGTGGGCAACTGCTACGCCgtgcgcgccggccgcgtcgccgcgcgGTTCCCCAACGTGCGGGCGCTCACGGTGAAGGGGAAGCCCCACTTCGCTGACTTCAACCTCGTGCCCCCCGACTGGGGCGGCTACGCGGCGCCGTGGATCGAGGCGGCCGCGAGGGGATGCCACGGCCTGGAGGAGCTCAGGATGAAGCGGATGGTGGTGTCCGACGAGAGCCTCGAGCTGCTGGCTCGCTCGTTCCCGCGGTTCAGGGCTCTTGTTCTTATCAGCTGCGAGGGGTTCAGCACTGACGGGCTAGCCGCCGTCGCGAGCCATTGCAA GCTTCTGAGGGAGTTGGATTTGCAGGAAAATGAAGTGGAGGATCGAGGGCCTAGGTGGCTTTCCTGCTTCCCTGATTCCTGCACATCACTTGTCTCATTGAATTTTGCCTGCATCAAAGGGGAGGTTAATGCTGGTTCACTGGAGAGACTTGTTAGCAGGTCCCCAAACCTGCGGAGTTTGAGGCTGAATCGATCTGTATCGGTAGATACACTTGCAAAGATACTACTGCGTACCCCTAACTTGGAGGATTTGGGGACAGGGAATTTGACAGATGACTTCCAAACTGAGTCCTACTTTAAGCTTACCAGTGCTCTGGAGAAATGCAAGATGTTGAGGAGTTTGTCTGGATTCTGGGATGCTTCTCCTGTTTGCCTGTCATTTATCTACCCCCTGTGTGCTCAACTGACAGGATTGAACTTGAGCTATGCCCCCACACTTGATGCTTCTGACCTTACAAAAATGATTAGCCGCTGTGTGAAGCTCCAACGCCTTTGG GTACTGGATTGTATCTCGGACAAAGGCTTGCAAGTGGTGGCCTCCAGTTGCAAAGACTTGCAAGAACTCAGGGTATTTCCATCAGATTTCTACGTTGCTGGTTATTCTGCAGTGACAGAGGAGGGACTTGTTGCAGTATCCTTGGGCTGTCCAAAACTGAACTCACTACTGTACTTCTGTCACCAAATGACTAATGCTGCACTAGTTACTGTCGCCAAGAACTGTCCAAATTTCACACGTTTCAGACTTTGTATTCTTGAGCCAGGGAAGCCTGATGTTGTGACAAGCCAACCATTAGATGAAGGCTTTGGAGCTATTGTTCGTGAGTGCAAGGGATTACAACGTTTGTCAATATCTGGTCTTCTCACAGACAAAGTTTTCATGTATATTGGGAAATATGCAAAACAACTTGAGATGCTTTCTATAGCATTTGCTGGTGACAGTGATAAGGGTATGATGCATGTTATGAATGGATGCAAGAATTTAAGGAAACTGGAGATAAGAGATAGCCCGTTTGGTGATGCTGCACTCTTGGGGAATTTTGCTAGGTACGAGACAATGCGATCCCTTTGGATGTCATCTTGCAATGTCACGTTAAAGGGGTGCCAAGTCCTTGCGTCAAAGATGCCGATGCTCAATGTTGAGGTCATAAATGAGCGGGATGGTAGCAATGAAATGGAGGAAAACCATGGAGATCTGCCTAAAGTGGAGAAATTATATGTGTACCGCACAACTGCTGGGGCGAGGGATGATGcaccaaattttgttaaaatcCTATAG